From Azospirillum baldaniorum, the proteins below share one genomic window:
- a CDS encoding alginate export family protein, with amino-acid sequence MRRWRGALVAALLLQSAPAPAETPAKTPPPPLTNSRYDEDYRYLLDPAAGSGAFWERFKAIPLTPGGTVSLSTGLEARLRGEAVRNSGWGQDEPRNDAYGLWRLLPYADLRAGSALRVFGQLIMAGSAGKLGPEGAPDVDRTDLLQGFADLSVPLGDAQGTLRAGRQMLAYGSERLISLRYGANVPRAFDAVTGIVQSGPWRVDGFLGRPVRAAPDLFDDRRDGGRSAWGLYATHGAGSGWGTGLDAYYIGYGNRAASFEGGQGREERHTLGTRLFGKADGWDWNWEAMLQTGQIDGETIAAWSVASDTGHRWESVPLRPRLGLKANIASGDRDPGDGRLGTFNPLFPRAKYFGELTPVGPLNLMNLHPSVDLALSDEFSLSASAIAYWRMSLEDGVYDLSGNLLRSGAGSRSRYIGTQGELVLSYAAGRTVEGLLSYSLFQPGSFLQDTGPAKTIHFVGMEAVFKF; translated from the coding sequence GTGAGGCGGTGGCGCGGGGCGCTGGTCGCGGCTCTGCTGCTCCAGTCCGCCCCGGCCCCTGCGGAGACCCCTGCGAAGACGCCGCCCCCGCCCCTGACCAACAGCCGCTACGACGAGGACTACCGCTACCTCCTCGACCCCGCGGCGGGCAGCGGCGCCTTCTGGGAGCGGTTCAAGGCGATCCCGCTCACCCCCGGCGGCACGGTCTCCCTGTCCACCGGGCTGGAGGCGCGGCTGCGCGGCGAGGCCGTGCGCAACAGCGGCTGGGGGCAGGATGAGCCGAGGAACGACGCCTACGGCCTGTGGCGCCTGCTGCCCTACGCCGATCTGCGCGCCGGCTCGGCCCTGCGCGTCTTCGGCCAACTGATCATGGCCGGCTCGGCGGGCAAGCTCGGGCCGGAGGGGGCGCCGGACGTCGATCGCACCGACCTGCTGCAGGGCTTCGCCGACCTCTCCGTCCCGCTGGGGGACGCGCAGGGCACGCTGCGGGCGGGGCGCCAGATGCTCGCCTACGGGTCGGAACGGTTGATTAGTCTGCGCTACGGCGCCAACGTCCCGCGGGCCTTCGACGCGGTGACGGGCATCGTGCAATCCGGCCCCTGGCGGGTGGACGGCTTCCTCGGCCGCCCGGTCCGCGCGGCGCCCGACCTGTTCGACGACCGGCGCGACGGCGGGCGCTCCGCCTGGGGACTGTACGCCACGCACGGCGCGGGGTCGGGCTGGGGTACGGGGCTGGACGCCTACTACATCGGCTACGGTAACAGGGCGGCGTCCTTCGAGGGCGGGCAGGGGCGGGAGGAGCGGCACACGCTGGGCACCCGCCTGTTCGGAAAGGCCGACGGCTGGGATTGGAACTGGGAGGCCATGCTCCAGACGGGCCAGATCGATGGGGAGACGATTGCTGCATGGTCGGTGGCCAGCGACACCGGCCACCGTTGGGAGAGCGTCCCGCTGCGCCCGCGGCTCGGGCTGAAGGCGAACATCGCCAGCGGCGACCGCGATCCCGGCGACGGGCGGCTGGGCACCTTCAACCCCCTCTTCCCCCGCGCGAAGTATTTCGGGGAGCTGACTCCGGTCGGGCCGCTGAACCTGATGAACCTGCATCCCTCCGTGGATCTGGCGCTGTCGGACGAGTTCAGCCTGTCCGCCTCGGCCATCGCCTACTGGCGGATGAGCCTGGAGGACGGTGTCTACGACCTGTCCGGGAACCTGCTCCGCTCCGGCGCCGGGTCGCGGTCCCGCTACATCGGCACGCAGGGGGAGCTTGTGCTGTCCTACGCCGCCGGGCGCACGGTCGAGGGGCTGCTGTCCTACTCGCTGTTCCAGCCCGGCTCCTTCCTTCAGGACACCGGCCCCGCGAAGACGATCCACTTCGTCGGGATGGAGGCGGTGTTCAAATTCTGA
- a CDS encoding DoxX family protein: MADTLSTRKDAAAAPVAALLDWPGTAWLARLALAAPFLVSGLVKLTDFNGAVAEAAGLGLGLPVLVAVAVIVTQLGGSALFLTRRWCWLGAGILAGFTVVATLLAHAFWTYEGLDRARQTATFLEHLAIVGGFAAAAVLTHRNAHRRGGRA; this comes from the coding sequence ATGGCCGACACCCTCTCCACGCGGAAGGACGCTGCCGCCGCGCCGGTCGCCGCCCTGCTCGACTGGCCGGGGACCGCCTGGCTCGCCCGCCTCGCGCTGGCGGCGCCCTTCCTGGTCAGCGGACTGGTCAAGCTGACGGACTTCAACGGCGCGGTGGCCGAGGCGGCGGGGCTGGGGCTCGGCCTGCCGGTCCTCGTCGCGGTGGCGGTGATCGTCACCCAGCTCGGCGGGTCGGCGCTGTTTCTGACACGGCGCTGGTGCTGGCTCGGCGCCGGGATCCTCGCCGGCTTCACGGTGGTCGCCACGCTGCTCGCCCACGCCTTCTGGACCTATGAGGGGCTGGACCGCGCGCGGCAGACCGCGACCTTCCTGGAGCATCTCGCCATCGTCGGCGGCTTCGCGGCGGCGGCGGTGCTGACCCACCGCAACGCCCATCGCCGGGGAGGGCGCGCATGA
- a CDS encoding glutathione S-transferase family protein: protein MSGADYRLYGAPGWGSVLTEAMLVQCGVPFVFEDVAGFDAQGEARQRLLALNPLGQVPTLVLPDGTVMTESAAIALLLAERHPDTGLAPPPDAAERATFLRLLVWLVANVYPTFTYGDYPERWVTEAPETLGAAMVEQRKTLWLWLESQLGDGPWVLGEHFSALDLYVGAMVHWRPRRAWFTEHCPKLSGVAERVLALPSLEPVWRRNFTPAS, encoded by the coding sequence ATGAGCGGAGCGGACTACAGGCTCTATGGGGCCCCCGGCTGGGGGTCCGTCCTGACGGAAGCCATGCTGGTCCAGTGCGGCGTCCCTTTCGTCTTCGAGGACGTCGCGGGCTTCGACGCGCAGGGCGAGGCGCGGCAGCGGTTGCTGGCGCTGAACCCGCTGGGGCAGGTCCCCACCCTGGTCCTGCCGGATGGAACGGTGATGACGGAAAGCGCGGCCATCGCCCTGCTGCTGGCCGAACGGCACCCGGACACCGGACTGGCCCCGCCGCCGGACGCAGCGGAGCGCGCGACCTTCCTGCGGCTGCTGGTCTGGCTGGTGGCGAACGTCTACCCGACCTTCACCTACGGCGACTACCCGGAGCGCTGGGTGACGGAGGCGCCGGAGACGCTCGGCGCGGCGATGGTGGAGCAGCGCAAGACGCTGTGGCTCTGGCTGGAATCGCAACTGGGCGACGGCCCGTGGGTGCTGGGGGAGCACTTCAGCGCGCTCGACCTCTATGTCGGGGCGATGGTGCACTGGCGCCCCCGCCGCGCCTGGTTCACGGAACACTGCCCGAAGCTGTCCGGCGTAGCGGAGCGGGTGCTGGCCCTGCCGAGCCTGGAACCGGTCTGGCGCCGCAACTTCACGCCGGCGTCCTGA
- a CDS encoding LysR family transcriptional regulator: MELNWLEDFLALAECGNFSRAAQRRNLTQPAFSRRIRALEDWTGTPLFDRSTQPVGLTEAGRRFRPFADETVRRLLQGREEARLAGGAAATALRFAATHALSLTFFPTWLSRLEGQARLGAIHLLSDSMQACEQVMTQGQAQFLLCHAHAAAPSRLEAGAFRSAAVGSDRLVPVCAPDEAGAPRHPLSGAAVSGGGAALPHLAYSPESGMGRIVTAARGGFPAPLALDTVFTSHLAAVLRTLARDGRGVAWLPDSLIGEDLAQGRLVRAGGTGWGIPVEVRLYRPRARQSPAAEAFWALAAEQAPQDGRDRE, translated from the coding sequence ATGGAACTGAACTGGCTTGAAGACTTCCTCGCCCTGGCGGAGTGCGGCAACTTCTCCCGCGCGGCGCAGCGGCGCAACCTGACCCAGCCGGCCTTCAGCCGCCGCATCCGCGCGTTGGAGGACTGGACCGGCACGCCGCTGTTCGACCGCAGCACCCAGCCGGTCGGGCTGACCGAGGCCGGGCGCCGCTTCCGCCCCTTCGCCGACGAGACGGTGCGCCGCCTCCTGCAAGGGCGGGAGGAGGCGCGGCTGGCCGGCGGCGCGGCGGCCACGGCGCTGCGCTTCGCGGCGACCCACGCGCTGTCGCTGACCTTCTTTCCGACTTGGCTGAGCCGTCTGGAGGGGCAGGCGCGGCTGGGTGCCATCCATCTGCTGTCCGACAGCATGCAGGCCTGCGAGCAGGTGATGACGCAGGGGCAGGCGCAGTTCCTGCTGTGCCACGCCCATGCGGCGGCCCCCTCCCGGTTGGAGGCCGGAGCCTTCCGCTCGGCCGCGGTGGGGAGCGATCGTCTGGTGCCGGTCTGCGCACCGGACGAGGCCGGCGCGCCGCGGCACCCGTTGTCGGGTGCGGCTGTGTCCGGTGGCGGGGCCGCCCTGCCCCATCTCGCCTACAGCCCGGAATCGGGCATGGGACGCATCGTCACGGCGGCGCGCGGCGGCTTTCCGGCTCCGCTGGCGCTCGATACCGTCTTCACCTCGCACCTCGCCGCGGTGCTGCGCACGCTGGCCCGCGACGGGCGCGGCGTGGCGTGGCTGCCGGACAGCCTGATCGGCGAGGATCTGGCGCAGGGACGGTTGGTGCGGGCTGGCGGGACGGGTTGGGGAATCCCGGTGGAGGTGCGGCTCTACCGCCCCCGCGCGCGCCAGAGCCCGGCGGCGGAAGCCTTCTGGGCTTTGGCGGCGGAACAGGCACCCCAAGACGGGAGGGATCGGGAATGA
- a CDS encoding MBL fold metallo-hydrolase yields the protein MPRDDSQPRFPAVPSDHWDGRRFFNPHADTDKSPRELWRLYKARGPRWTPPDPEPPRPFRPITPARGEVAVTFIGQATFLIQIGGAAFLTDPVYSDHAGPFGRLGPKRVRPPAVRMEDLPAIDAVLLSHNHYDHLDAPTLRHLARRRGVPQVMTGLGNGPMMRRAGFDAVHELDWWDSLPGPHGTRITFVPAQHWSARTPFDRRKTLWGGFVVETPEAAVYFAGDSGYCPHFREIGRRFGAIDVALLPIGAYEPRWFMAAQHMNPADAVRAHRDLGARHSVAMHFGTFQLTAEGIDAPLRALHHALAEQAVDSNHFAIPGFGEPLRFRRPSA from the coding sequence ATGCCGCGCGACGACAGCCAGCCCCGCTTTCCCGCCGTCCCGTCCGACCACTGGGATGGGCGCCGTTTCTTCAACCCCCACGCCGACACGGACAAGAGCCCGCGCGAGCTGTGGCGGCTCTACAAGGCGCGCGGCCCGCGCTGGACCCCGCCGGACCCGGAGCCGCCCCGCCCTTTCCGCCCCATCACCCCGGCGCGGGGCGAGGTCGCGGTCACCTTCATCGGGCAGGCGACCTTCCTGATCCAGATCGGCGGGGCGGCCTTCCTGACCGACCCCGTCTATTCCGACCATGCCGGCCCCTTCGGGCGGCTGGGGCCGAAGCGGGTGCGCCCGCCCGCGGTGCGCATGGAGGATTTGCCGGCCATCGACGCGGTGCTGCTCAGCCACAACCACTACGACCATCTGGACGCTCCGACGCTGCGCCATCTGGCGCGGCGGCGCGGCGTGCCGCAGGTGATGACGGGGCTGGGCAACGGCCCGATGATGCGCCGGGCCGGCTTCGACGCGGTGCATGAGCTGGATTGGTGGGACAGCCTGCCCGGCCCGCACGGCACCCGGATCACCTTCGTCCCGGCACAACACTGGTCCGCCCGCACCCCCTTCGACCGGCGCAAGACCCTGTGGGGCGGTTTCGTGGTGGAGACGCCGGAGGCCGCCGTCTATTTCGCGGGCGACAGCGGCTACTGCCCGCATTTCCGGGAGATCGGACGGCGGTTCGGCGCCATCGACGTCGCCCTGCTGCCGATCGGGGCCTACGAGCCGCGCTGGTTCATGGCCGCCCAGCACATGAATCCGGCCGACGCCGTGCGGGCGCACCGCGACCTGGGGGCGCGACACAGCGTCGCCATGCATTTCGGCACCTTCCAACTGACCGCCGAGGGCATCGACGCCCCCCTCCGGGCGCTGCACCACGCCCTGGCCGAGCAGGCGGTTGATTCCAATCATTTCGCCATCCCCGGCTTCGGCGAACCCCTGCGCTTCCGCCGCCCTTCGGCCTAA
- a CDS encoding PAS domain S-box protein, with protein sequence MSILTRLVLLVLLASLPAIGILAHNSLTAIEAGERQAEAEARRLLTLIQDEQQRVVEGMRGVLVTVAEMAPRLAIDPQQCSSTLNRLRDRLPRVKGIALTDLDGSVRCASDAKLNGLMVAALPHIRMALYGQGFVVGDYAVRRLDGRPVLPFAAPYADGTGRMAGVVSISLDAGWLRDYLAEKPLPPNAMLVLADRNGTVLGRFPGSDEQRVGKPLPEPLMALLRAPSEGVAEMPGLDGEPRILAYAPVDQKVRELFLAVGLDRTEALRPVTAAAERSAFLLALAAALSLTAAWIGARLFVLRPVARLKRVVERWSAGDRNARIGRPGDRSEIGALGRAFDSMAQELQAREQARDAAHAAEHRMAAILAASTDAVVELDHEGHVTFANEKAARLFGDGGDLVGHVFVALLPPGVAEPFTARFRDALDRGEPEEFEIRLAGDEKRAGGDWYALRLFATGDRLAVYAQDVTRRKEDERAIRRAVERHRSLLETAADAILLVDAKGTVHTYNRGAERIFGHSPADAVGMEVGRLIPGGLISEPLSPDRLADGVAREVEGRRRDGLAVPLELSLSAWSDGGDRFFTAILRDITERKRTESALRRAKDQAERANRAKSRFLAAASHDLRQPVQSLFFLTSALGEQTQGGAGHDTLKTMQQALEALKRLLDGLLDISKLDAGVVEPVTTTVAIQPLFERLAAEYAPEAARRGLTLRVVPTTLHARSDPMLLERVVRNLLDNALRYTGRGGVLLGVRRSRRRFHIAVCDSGAGIPPDRQEDIFEEFTQLGNPERDREKGLGLGLAIVRRLCALLGHSVALRSRPGSGSTFLVTVPAAEPPRPAVTTVPAVGRTEGGGCRLVLIIDDEVIILMGLRAMLEGWGYEVIAATAGDEAIRLLDEAGRRPDVILADYRLRHGKTGPEALRAIHAHCRASIPSIILTGDTAPERIVEAQRSGFAILHKPVSSHHLKQVVAEAGGR encoded by the coding sequence ATGAGCATTCTCACACGCCTTGTCCTGCTCGTCCTCCTCGCCAGCCTGCCGGCCATCGGCATCCTGGCCCACAACAGCCTGACCGCCATCGAGGCGGGGGAGCGGCAGGCCGAGGCCGAGGCCCGCCGCCTGCTGACCCTGATCCAGGATGAGCAGCAGCGGGTCGTGGAGGGCATGCGCGGCGTGCTGGTGACGGTGGCCGAGATGGCGCCGCGGCTCGCCATCGACCCCCAGCAATGCTCCTCCACCCTGAACCGCCTGCGTGACCGTCTGCCGCGGGTGAAGGGCATCGCCCTGACCGATCTCGACGGATCGGTCCGCTGCGCCAGCGACGCCAAGCTGAACGGCCTGATGGTGGCGGCGCTGCCGCACATCCGCATGGCGCTGTATGGGCAGGGCTTCGTCGTCGGCGACTATGCGGTGCGGCGGCTGGACGGGCGCCCCGTGCTGCCCTTCGCCGCTCCCTACGCCGACGGGACGGGCCGCATGGCGGGGGTGGTGTCCATCTCGCTCGACGCCGGATGGCTGCGCGACTATCTGGCGGAAAAACCGCTGCCGCCGAACGCCATGCTGGTGCTCGCCGACCGCAACGGCACCGTGCTGGGCCGCTTCCCCGGCAGCGACGAGCAACGGGTGGGCAAGCCGCTGCCCGAACCGCTGATGGCCCTGCTGCGCGCGCCGTCCGAAGGTGTCGCCGAAATGCCCGGCCTGGACGGCGAGCCGCGGATCCTGGCCTACGCCCCGGTCGACCAGAAGGTCCGCGAGTTGTTCCTGGCGGTCGGGCTGGATCGGACGGAGGCGCTGCGCCCGGTCACCGCCGCGGCCGAGCGGAGCGCCTTCCTGCTGGCGCTGGCGGCGGCGCTCTCCCTGACCGCGGCCTGGATCGGCGCGCGCCTGTTCGTGCTGCGCCCGGTGGCCCGACTGAAGCGGGTGGTCGAGCGCTGGAGCGCCGGGGACCGCAACGCGCGGATCGGACGGCCGGGCGACCGCTCGGAGATCGGTGCCTTGGGCCGCGCCTTCGACTCGATGGCGCAGGAGCTTCAGGCACGGGAGCAAGCCCGCGACGCCGCCCACGCCGCCGAACACCGCATGGCCGCGATCCTCGCCGCCTCCACCGACGCGGTGGTGGAACTGGACCATGAGGGCCACGTGACCTTCGCCAACGAGAAGGCGGCGCGCCTGTTCGGCGACGGCGGGGACCTCGTGGGGCACGTCTTCGTGGCTCTGCTGCCGCCCGGCGTGGCCGAGCCCTTCACCGCGCGCTTCCGCGACGCTCTGGACCGGGGAGAGCCGGAGGAGTTCGAAATCCGGCTGGCCGGTGACGAGAAACGGGCCGGTGGCGACTGGTACGCCCTGCGCCTGTTCGCCACCGGCGATCGGCTGGCCGTCTACGCCCAGGACGTGACCCGCCGCAAGGAGGACGAACGGGCGATCCGGCGGGCCGTGGAGCGCCACCGCTCCCTGCTGGAAACCGCCGCCGACGCGATCCTTCTGGTGGACGCCAAGGGCACGGTGCACACCTACAACCGCGGCGCGGAGCGCATCTTCGGCCATAGCCCGGCCGACGCGGTCGGGATGGAGGTGGGCCGGCTGATTCCGGGCGGCCTCATTTCGGAGCCTCTCAGCCCGGACCGGCTGGCCGACGGCGTCGCCCGCGAGGTCGAAGGGCGGCGGCGCGACGGGCTGGCGGTGCCGCTGGAGCTGTCGCTGTCGGCCTGGAGCGACGGCGGCGACCGCTTCTTCACGGCCATCCTGCGCGACATCACCGAGCGCAAGCGCACCGAATCGGCGCTGCGCCGCGCCAAGGACCAGGCGGAGCGGGCCAATCGGGCGAAGTCGCGTTTCCTCGCCGCGGCCAGCCACGACCTGCGTCAGCCGGTGCAGTCGCTGTTCTTCCTCACCTCCGCTCTGGGCGAGCAGACCCAGGGCGGGGCGGGCCACGACACGCTGAAGACCATGCAGCAGGCGCTGGAGGCGCTGAAGCGCCTGCTCGACGGGTTGCTGGACATCTCCAAGCTCGACGCCGGGGTGGTCGAGCCGGTGACCACCACCGTGGCGATCCAGCCCCTCTTCGAGCGCCTCGCCGCCGAATACGCGCCGGAGGCGGCGCGGCGCGGCCTGACCCTGCGCGTCGTCCCGACCACGCTTCACGCGCGCAGCGACCCCATGCTGCTGGAGCGGGTCGTCCGCAACCTGTTGGACAACGCGCTGCGCTACACCGGGCGCGGCGGGGTGCTGCTGGGCGTGCGGCGGTCGCGCCGCCGCTTCCACATCGCCGTGTGCGACAGCGGTGCCGGCATCCCGCCGGATCGCCAGGAGGATATCTTTGAAGAGTTCACCCAGCTCGGCAACCCGGAGCGCGACCGCGAGAAGGGGCTGGGCCTCGGCCTCGCCATCGTGCGGCGGCTGTGCGCTCTGCTCGGCCATTCCGTGGCCTTGCGGTCACGGCCGGGCAGCGGATCGACCTTCCTGGTCACCGTGCCCGCCGCCGAGCCGCCGCGGCCTGCCGTGACGACGGTTCCCGCGGTCGGCCGGACGGAGGGCGGCGGGTGCCGGCTCGTCCTCATCATCGACGACGAGGTGATCATCCTGATGGGGCTGCGCGCCATGCTGGAGGGCTGGGGCTACGAGGTCATCGCCGCCACCGCCGGGGACGAGGCGATCCGCCTGCTCGACGAGGCCGGGCGACGCCCGGACGTCATCCTGGCCGACTACCGGCTGCGCCACGGCAAGACCGGGCCGGAGGCGTTGCGCGCCATCCACGCCCATTGCCGGGCGTCGATCCCCAGCATCATCCTGACCGGCGACACCGCCCCCGAACGGATCGTCGAGGCCCAGCGCAGCGGCTTCGCCATCCTGCACAAGCCGGTGTCGTCCCATCACCTGAAGCAGGTGGTGGCCGAAGCCGGGGGCCGCTGA
- a CDS encoding MFS transporter: MTAEAVPTPDAQPPGHKPAASKPAGAFAPLSNRLFAVLWVAAVLGNVGTFMRDVASAWLVLDLSGSPSTVALIQAAGSLPIFLLAIPAGVLSDIMDRRRMLIVIQCLLACVSAALMIQAWLGVASVASIAGLTFLGGVGAALMAPVWQSIVPELVPRGELKGAVALNSLGINIARAIGPAAGGAILAAAGAAATYAVDVSSYIIVIAALLWWRRTPDARDDLSEQFGGALRAGLRYARASKELHRVFLRAGLFFACASALWALLPIVAGPMLGGGPGFYGLLLGAVGAGAIGGATVLPRLRERLGADGLMLAAALVTAVVMGILALAPPRWLALPVLLGAGAAWIAVLTTLSATTQAILPNWVRGRGLALYLTVFNGALTAGSLGWGALADAIGVPATLWVSAAGLLAVAVLSRAVPLPEGEADLTPSNHWPEPLTAEPVRNDRGPVLITIEYRVAAADQHDFHAALRRLSEARRRDGAYAWGVSQDSGDPERVLEWFFVESWAEHQRQHRRVSHADADVQKEALAFHRGDGPPRVSHFLALEHGAGKAS; encoded by the coding sequence ATGACCGCCGAGGCCGTCCCAACCCCCGACGCACAGCCGCCCGGACATAAGCCCGCCGCATCCAAGCCGGCCGGGGCCTTCGCGCCGCTGAGCAACCGGCTGTTCGCCGTGCTGTGGGTGGCGGCCGTGCTGGGCAACGTCGGCACCTTCATGCGCGACGTGGCGAGCGCGTGGCTGGTTCTCGACCTGTCGGGATCGCCGTCCACCGTCGCGCTGATCCAGGCGGCGGGCTCGCTGCCCATCTTCCTGCTGGCGATCCCGGCGGGGGTGCTGTCGGACATCATGGACCGGCGGCGGATGCTGATCGTCATCCAGTGCCTGCTCGCCTGCGTCAGCGCCGCGCTGATGATCCAGGCGTGGCTGGGCGTCGCCAGCGTCGCCTCCATCGCCGGGCTGACCTTTCTCGGCGGGGTCGGGGCGGCGCTGATGGCGCCGGTCTGGCAGTCCATCGTGCCGGAGCTGGTGCCGCGCGGCGAGCTGAAGGGCGCGGTGGCGCTGAACAGCCTTGGAATCAATATCGCCCGCGCCATCGGCCCGGCGGCGGGCGGCGCGATCCTGGCCGCCGCCGGGGCCGCCGCCACCTACGCGGTGGACGTCTCCTCCTACATCATCGTCATCGCCGCCCTGCTGTGGTGGCGGCGCACCCCCGACGCCCGCGACGATCTGTCGGAGCAGTTCGGCGGCGCCCTGCGCGCCGGGTTGCGCTACGCCCGCGCCAGCAAGGAATTGCACCGCGTCTTCCTGCGCGCCGGCCTGTTCTTCGCCTGCGCCAGCGCCCTGTGGGCCCTGCTGCCCATCGTCGCCGGGCCGATGCTGGGCGGCGGGCCGGGCTTCTATGGCCTGCTGCTCGGCGCCGTGGGGGCGGGGGCCATCGGCGGGGCGACCGTCCTGCCGCGCCTGCGCGAGCGTCTGGGCGCGGACGGCCTGATGCTGGCTGCCGCGCTGGTCACCGCCGTGGTCATGGGCATCCTGGCCCTGGCCCCGCCGCGCTGGCTGGCCCTGCCGGTCCTGCTGGGCGCCGGTGCGGCCTGGATCGCCGTGCTGACGACGCTGAGCGCCACCACCCAGGCCATCCTGCCCAACTGGGTGCGCGGGCGTGGGCTGGCGCTGTACCTGACCGTGTTCAACGGCGCCCTGACGGCGGGCAGCCTCGGCTGGGGCGCTCTGGCCGATGCGATCGGCGTGCCGGCCACCCTGTGGGTCAGCGCCGCCGGGCTGCTGGCCGTGGCAGTGCTGTCCCGCGCGGTGCCGCTGCCGGAGGGCGAGGCCGACCTCACCCCGTCCAACCACTGGCCGGAGCCGCTGACCGCCGAGCCGGTGCGCAACGACCGCGGCCCGGTGCTGATCACCATCGAGTACCGGGTGGCCGCGGCCGACCAGCACGACTTTCACGCAGCCCTCCGCCGCCTGTCGGAGGCGCGGCGGCGGGACGGCGCCTACGCCTGGGGCGTCAGCCAGGATTCCGGCGATCCGGAACGGGTGCTGGAGTGGTTCTTCGTGGAATCCTGGGCGGAGCACCAGCGCCAGCACCGCCGGGTATCGCACGCCGACGCGGATGTGCAGAAGGAGGCGCTGGCCTTCCACCGCGGCGACGGGCCGCCGCGGGTGTCGCATTTCCTGGCGCTGGAGCACGGCGCGGGAAAGGCGTCGTGA
- a CDS encoding mandelate racemase/muconate lactonizing enzyme family protein: MRIVEIREKTVGIKSDIANAYIDFSQMTCSTVAVITDVVRDGKPVIGYGFNSNGRYGAGGLMRERFIPRLTSAAPDSLIDEANGNLDPFKIWARLMTNEKPGGHGERSVAMGTIDMAVWDAVAKIAGKPLYRLLADRYRGGVADESVWVYAAGGYYYPGKGVEALQNEMRSYRDRGYNVVKMKIGATSLEDDLRRIEAVLEVVGDGRNLCVDANGRFDLKTAIAYAEALKPYNLFWYEEAGDPLDYALQAELANHYDRPMATGENLFSHQDARNLIRHGGMRPDRDWLQFDCALSYGLVEYMRTLDMLAENGWSSRRVVPHGGHQMSLNIAAGLHLGGNESYPDVFKPFCGFADSIAVEDGRVRLPALPGIGFEDKAELFRTMREALETA, encoded by the coding sequence ATGCGCATCGTGGAGATCCGGGAAAAGACCGTCGGCATCAAGTCCGACATCGCCAACGCCTACATCGACTTCAGCCAGATGACCTGCTCCACCGTGGCGGTCATCACCGACGTGGTGCGCGACGGCAAGCCGGTGATCGGCTACGGCTTCAACTCCAACGGACGCTACGGCGCCGGCGGCCTGATGCGGGAGCGCTTCATCCCCCGCCTGACCTCGGCCGCCCCCGACAGCCTGATCGACGAGGCGAACGGCAACCTCGACCCATTCAAGATCTGGGCGCGGCTGATGACCAACGAGAAGCCGGGCGGCCATGGCGAACGCTCGGTCGCGATGGGCACCATCGACATGGCGGTGTGGGACGCCGTGGCGAAGATCGCCGGAAAGCCGCTCTACCGCCTGCTCGCCGACCGCTACCGCGGCGGCGTGGCCGACGAGTCGGTCTGGGTCTACGCCGCGGGCGGCTACTACTACCCCGGCAAGGGGGTGGAGGCGCTCCAGAACGAGATGCGCAGCTACCGCGACCGCGGCTACAACGTCGTGAAGATGAAGATCGGCGCCACCTCGCTGGAGGACGACCTGCGCCGCATCGAGGCGGTGCTGGAGGTGGTCGGCGACGGCCGGAACCTCTGCGTGGACGCCAACGGCCGCTTCGACCTGAAGACCGCCATCGCCTACGCCGAGGCGCTGAAGCCCTACAACCTCTTCTGGTACGAGGAGGCCGGCGACCCGCTCGACTACGCGCTCCAGGCCGAGCTGGCGAACCACTATGACCGCCCCATGGCGACCGGCGAGAACCTGTTCAGCCACCAGGATGCCCGCAACCTGATCCGCCACGGCGGCATGCGCCCGGACCGCGACTGGCTGCAGTTCGACTGCGCGCTCAGCTACGGCCTCGTCGAGTACATGCGCACGCTGGACATGCTGGCGGAGAACGGCTGGTCGAGCCGGCGCGTCGTGCCGCACGGCGGCCACCAGATGTCGCTGAACATCGCCGCCGGCCTGCATCTGGGCGGCAACGAGTCCTACCCGGACGTGTTCAAGCCCTTCTGCGGCTTCGCCGACAGCATCGCGGTCGAGGACGGGCGGGTCCGCCTGCCGGCGCTGCCGGGCATCGGCTTCGAGGACAAGGCGGAGCTGTTCCGCACCATGCGGGAGGCGCTGGAGACGGCGTGA
- a CDS encoding carbonic anhydrase yields MQYQQSSGLDFGSTCCGGLRHDSRRTFLKIATLGAGAALMAPLTSGVARAAPPGGEVDALLLSCMDYRLIDDIGRYMDGRGLTNRYDHVILAGASLGALTDRKKAWGEAFWDHVAVARQLHQIKRVMVMDHRDCGAYRVFLGTDLAADREKETAAHAEQLRALGAAIKARHPGLEVELLLMALDGRVESIAESA; encoded by the coding sequence ATGCAGTACCAACAAAGCTCCGGACTTGACTTCGGCTCGACCTGTTGCGGTGGCCTTCGGCACGACTCGCGCCGGACCTTTCTGAAGATCGCCACGCTGGGCGCCGGGGCTGCGCTGATGGCGCCCCTGACCTCCGGCGTTGCCCGCGCCGCGCCGCCCGGCGGCGAGGTGGACGCTCTTCTGCTCTCCTGCATGGATTACCGGCTGATCGACGACATCGGCCGCTACATGGATGGGCGCGGGCTGACCAACCGCTACGACCATGTGATCCTGGCCGGCGCGTCGCTGGGCGCCCTGACCGACCGGAAGAAGGCGTGGGGCGAGGCCTTCTGGGACCATGTGGCGGTCGCCAGGCAACTGCACCAAATCAAGCGCGTGATGGTCATGGACCACCGCGACTGCGGCGCCTACCGCGTCTTCCTGGGGACAGATCTGGCGGCGGACCGGGAAAAGGAAACCGCCGCCCACGCTGAGCAACTCCGCGCGCTGGGCGCCGCGATCAAGGCGCGGCATCCCGGTCTGGAGGTGGAACTGCTGTTGATGGCGCTCGACGGCCGCGTCGAGTCCATCGCCGAATCCGCCTGA